A single window of Streptomyces xanthii DNA harbors:
- a CDS encoding hydantoinase B/oxoprolinase family protein — MTAPEPSAGETPGWQFWIDRGGTFTDVVARRPDGRLLTHKLLSENPARYRDPALAGIRALLGVPVHEARIDAVRMGTTVATNALLERKGECTALVVTKGFRDALRIAYQNRPEIFAREIVLPELLHERVVEVDERVTADGTVLVPPDLDALAPQLRRLYDDGIRALAVLCMHSHLYPEHERAVGRLAEQTGFPQISLSCEVSPLMKLVPRGDTAVVDAYLSPVLRRYVQQVADQLRGVRLMFMQSNGGLTEAGRFRGKDAVLSGPAGGIVGMARMSRRAGFDHVIGFDMGGTSTDVSHYAGDYERVFMTRIAGVRLRAPMLDIHTVAAGGGSVLHFDGSRYRVGPDSAGADPGPACYRGGGPLTVTDANVMLGRIQPDHFPRVFGPDGDQPLDADLVRERFAALAAEIHERTGDDRTPEQVAEGYLRIAVANIAAAVKRISVQKGHDVTRYALTTFGGAGGQHACAVADSLGIRTVLVPPMAGVLSALGIGLADTTAMREQSVEAPLEPASMPRVRETADALEATTRAELLAEGVPERLIRAARRAQLRYDGTDTTLTVELDEPDVMRAAFEDRHRATYSFTLERPVIVEALSVEATGVTEPPDLSDLGEAPAHGGTEPTVVALHTGGARRDVPLYRRAELPPGHRVSGPAIVTEANATTVVDEGWSAALDDEGHLVMERVAAPAGPQAHTAADPVLLEVFNNLFMSIAEQMGARLESTAQSVNIKERLDFSCALFDPDGNLVANAPHIPVHLGSMGTSVKEVVRRRPAMRPGDAYAVNDPYHGGTHLPDVTVITPVFGPSGEEILFYVASRGHHAEIGGISPGSMPAHSRRIEEEGILFDNWLLVEQGRFREQETHRLLTESPYPSRNPATNLADLRAQIAANAKGVEEVGKMIDAFGLDVVQAYMRHVQDNAEESVRRVIDALEDGSYAYETDAGAVIRVRVTVDRRERSATVDFTGTSPQQPGNFNAPYAVVNAAVLYVFRTLVADDIPLNDGCLRPLRLVVPRGSMLSPEPPAAVVAGNVETSQAITGALYGALGVQAEGSGTMNNVTFGNDRFQYYETVASGSGAGDGFDGAPVVQTHMTNSRLTDPEVLEWRLPVLVEEFALRAGSGGAGRRRGGDGAVRRLRFREPMTVSVLSGHRRVPPYGMAGGEPGAVGANSVLRADGSVERLAGVDSAYLETGDVLIVETPGGGGYGPPPA; from the coding sequence GTGACAGCACCTGAGCCGAGCGCCGGCGAAACCCCGGGCTGGCAGTTCTGGATCGACCGCGGCGGCACCTTCACCGACGTGGTCGCCCGCCGCCCCGACGGCCGGCTGCTCACCCACAAGCTGCTCTCCGAGAACCCCGCCCGCTACCGCGACCCCGCGCTGGCGGGCATCCGCGCCCTGCTCGGCGTCCCCGTGCACGAGGCCAGGATCGACGCCGTCCGGATGGGGACCACGGTCGCCACCAACGCCCTGCTGGAACGCAAGGGCGAGTGCACCGCCCTCGTCGTCACCAAGGGCTTCCGCGACGCCCTGCGCATCGCCTACCAGAACCGCCCGGAGATCTTCGCCCGCGAGATCGTGCTGCCCGAACTCCTCCACGAACGCGTCGTCGAGGTCGACGAACGCGTCACCGCGGACGGCACCGTCCTGGTGCCCCCCGACCTCGACGCGCTCGCACCGCAGTTGCGGCGCCTGTACGACGACGGCATCCGCGCCCTCGCCGTCCTCTGCATGCACAGCCATCTGTACCCCGAGCACGAGCGCGCGGTGGGCCGTCTCGCCGAACAGACCGGCTTCCCGCAGATCTCGCTCTCCTGCGAGGTCAGCCCCCTGATGAAACTGGTGCCGCGCGGAGACACGGCGGTCGTGGACGCCTACCTCTCCCCGGTGCTGCGCCGCTATGTCCAGCAGGTCGCCGACCAGCTACGGGGCGTCCGGCTGATGTTCATGCAGTCCAACGGCGGGCTCACCGAAGCGGGCCGCTTCCGCGGCAAGGACGCCGTCCTGTCCGGCCCGGCGGGCGGCATCGTCGGCATGGCCCGGATGTCGCGGCGCGCCGGCTTCGACCACGTCATCGGCTTCGACATGGGCGGTACCTCCACCGACGTGTCGCACTACGCGGGTGATTACGAGCGCGTCTTCATGACCCGGATCGCCGGGGTCCGGCTGCGCGCCCCGATGCTGGACATCCACACCGTGGCCGCGGGCGGCGGCTCGGTCCTGCACTTCGACGGCAGCCGCTACCGCGTCGGCCCCGACTCGGCGGGCGCGGATCCCGGTCCCGCCTGCTACCGCGGCGGCGGCCCGCTGACCGTCACGGACGCCAACGTGATGCTCGGGCGCATCCAGCCCGATCACTTCCCCCGGGTCTTCGGGCCGGACGGCGACCAGCCGCTCGACGCCGATCTGGTGCGCGAGCGGTTCGCCGCGCTCGCTGCCGAGATCCACGAGCGGACGGGCGACGACCGCACCCCCGAGCAGGTCGCGGAGGGCTATCTGCGCATCGCGGTCGCGAACATCGCCGCCGCCGTCAAGCGGATCTCGGTGCAGAAGGGCCACGACGTCACCCGCTACGCCCTGACCACCTTCGGCGGCGCGGGCGGCCAGCACGCCTGCGCGGTCGCCGACTCGCTCGGCATCCGCACCGTCCTCGTACCGCCGATGGCCGGGGTCCTGTCCGCCCTGGGCATCGGCCTGGCCGACACCACCGCCATGCGCGAGCAGTCCGTCGAGGCCCCGCTCGAACCCGCCTCCATGCCCCGCGTGCGGGAGACCGCCGACGCCCTGGAGGCGACCACCCGCGCCGAACTCCTCGCCGAGGGCGTGCCGGAGCGTCTCATCCGCGCCGCGCGCCGCGCCCAACTGCGCTACGACGGCACCGACACCACGCTGACCGTCGAGCTGGACGAGCCGGACGTGATGAGGGCCGCATTCGAGGACCGGCACCGTGCCACGTACTCCTTCACGCTGGAGCGCCCGGTGATCGTCGAGGCCCTCTCCGTCGAGGCCACCGGCGTCACCGAACCGCCGGACCTCTCCGACCTGGGCGAAGCACCCGCACACGGCGGCACGGAACCCACCGTCGTGGCCCTGCACACCGGCGGCGCCCGCCGTGACGTACCGCTGTACCGGCGCGCGGAGCTGCCCCCGGGGCACCGGGTGTCAGGTCCCGCGATCGTCACGGAGGCGAACGCGACGACGGTGGTGGACGAGGGCTGGAGCGCCGCCCTGGACGACGAGGGTCACCTGGTCATGGAGCGGGTCGCCGCGCCCGCCGGGCCGCAGGCGCACACCGCGGCGGACCCGGTTCTCCTGGAGGTCTTCAACAACCTCTTCATGTCCATCGCCGAGCAGATGGGTGCCCGCCTGGAGTCCACGGCCCAGTCCGTCAACATCAAGGAGCGCCTGGACTTCTCCTGCGCCCTCTTCGACCCCGACGGCAACCTCGTCGCCAACGCCCCCCACATCCCGGTCCACCTGGGCTCGATGGGCACCAGCGTCAAGGAGGTCGTCCGGCGCCGGCCCGCCATGCGCCCCGGCGACGCCTACGCGGTCAACGACCCGTACCACGGGGGCACCCATCTGCCGGACGTCACGGTGATCACCCCGGTCTTCGGCCCGTCGGGCGAGGAGATCCTCTTCTACGTCGCCTCGCGCGGCCACCACGCGGAGATCGGCGGCATCTCCCCCGGCTCGATGCCCGCGCACAGCCGCCGCATCGAGGAGGAGGGCATCCTCTTCGACAACTGGCTCCTGGTCGAGCAGGGCCGCTTCCGCGAGCAGGAGACCCACCGCCTGCTCACCGAGTCGCCCTACCCGTCCCGCAACCCGGCCACCAACCTCGCCGACCTGCGCGCCCAGATCGCGGCCAACGCCAAGGGGGTCGAGGAGGTCGGCAAGATGATCGACGCCTTCGGCCTCGACGTCGTGCAGGCGTACATGCGGCACGTCCAGGACAACGCCGAGGAGTCGGTGCGCCGCGTCATCGACGCGCTGGAGGACGGCAGCTACGCCTACGAGACGGACGCGGGCGCCGTCATCCGTGTCCGTGTCACCGTGGACCGCCGGGAACGCTCGGCGACCGTCGACTTCACCGGCACCTCGCCCCAGCAGCCCGGCAACTTCAACGCCCCCTACGCGGTGGTCAACGCCGCCGTCCTCTATGTCTTCCGCACCCTGGTCGCCGACGACATCCCGCTCAACGACGGCTGTCTGCGCCCGCTGAGGCTCGTGGTGCCGCGCGGCTCGATGCTCTCGCCCGAGCCGCCGGCCGCCGTGGTGGCGGGCAACGTCGAGACCTCCCAGGCGATCACCGGCGCGCTATACGGGGCCTTGGGCGTCCAGGCGGAGGGCTCGGGCACCATGAACAACGTCACCTTCGGCAACGACCGCTTCCAGTACTACGAGACGGTGGCCTCCGGCTCCGGCGCGGGTGACGGTTTCGACGGCGCCCCCGTGGTGCAGACCCACATGACCAACTCGCGGCTCACCGACCCGGAGGTCCTGGAGTGGCGCCTGCCGGTCCTCGTGGAGGAGTTCGCGCTGCGTGCGGGCAGCGGCGGCGCGGGTCGACGGCGCGGCGGTGACGGCGCGGTCCGGCGGCTGCGTTTCCGGGAGCCGATGACGGTCTCCGTGCTGTCCGGCCATCGCCGTGTCCCGCCGTACGGCATGGCGGGCGGCGAGCCGGGGGCCGTGGGCGCCAACTCCGTGCTGCGTGCCGACGGTTCGGTGGAACGGCTGGCGGGCGTCGACTCCGCGTACCTGGAGACCGGGGACGTACTGATCGTCGAGACCCCGGGCGGCGGAGGGTACGGACCGCCGCCCGCCTAG
- a CDS encoding TetR/AcrR family transcriptional regulator, giving the protein MTASRRRTPAPPRENVLAATMEMIAERGLEKLTLAALGAEVGMSSGHLAYHFGSKDELLLRTLEWSEGRLGAARSRLLTGGGDARERLDAYVDLYVPKGHRDPHWSLWLEVWNRSQNADDDARDRQAAIEGAWHRDLVALLAEGVSRGAFRPVDPDRFATRLRALLDGFSLQIVIGLRGTGRERVMDHVREFLDEALNP; this is encoded by the coding sequence ATGACCGCCTCCCGCCGCCGCACCCCGGCCCCGCCCCGCGAGAACGTGCTCGCCGCCACCATGGAGATGATCGCCGAGCGGGGCCTGGAGAAGCTCACCCTGGCCGCGCTCGGCGCTGAGGTCGGCATGAGCAGCGGCCACCTCGCCTACCACTTCGGGTCCAAGGACGAGCTGCTCCTGCGCACCCTGGAGTGGAGCGAGGGCCGGCTCGGTGCGGCGCGCAGCCGCCTTCTGACCGGCGGGGGAGACGCCCGCGAGCGCCTCGACGCGTACGTCGACCTGTACGTGCCGAAAGGCCACCGCGACCCGCACTGGTCGCTGTGGCTGGAGGTGTGGAACCGCTCGCAGAACGCCGACGACGACGCCCGCGACCGGCAGGCCGCGATCGAGGGCGCCTGGCACCGCGACCTGGTGGCGCTGCTCGCCGAGGGCGTCTCGCGCGGCGCGTTCCGGCCCGTGGACCCGGACCGGTTCGCGACGCGGCTGCGGGCGCTGCTCGACGGGTTCTCCCTGCAGATCGTGATCGGCCTGCGCGGCACCGGCCGCGAGCGGGTCATGGACCACGTGCGGGAGTTCCTCGACGAGGCGCTGAACCCCTAG
- a CDS encoding agmatine deiminase family protein, producing the protein MTFVMPPEWAPHERTWMAWPSPNPTFADDTGLAEACVAWARVARAVRRHEPVTVVVGPGQLDEARELLGGDIELVERELDDAWMRDIGPTFVKDTETGELAAVDWTFNGWGAQDWARWEHDSKVARHIADLTGVPVHSTAMVNEGGGIHVDGEGTVLLTETVQLDPDRNQGWTKERVEAEVHARLGTTKAIWLPRGLTADYGEFGTRGHVDIVAAFAAPGVVLVHTQRDPAHPDFEVSKEILEALRGQTDAQGRTLEIVEVPAPTVLTDPEDGGWVDYSYINHYLCNGGVVLCGFDDPNDEEAAAIFRRLFPERTVTLVDARTIFAAGGGIHCITQQQPVAGL; encoded by the coding sequence ATGACCTTTGTGATGCCGCCCGAGTGGGCCCCGCACGAGCGGACCTGGATGGCCTGGCCGAGCCCCAACCCGACCTTCGCCGACGACACCGGGCTGGCCGAGGCCTGCGTCGCCTGGGCCCGTGTCGCCCGCGCGGTGCGCCGCCACGAGCCGGTCACCGTCGTCGTCGGCCCCGGTCAGCTCGACGAAGCCCGCGAACTGCTCGGTGGGGACATCGAGTTGGTGGAGCGGGAACTCGACGACGCCTGGATGCGCGACATAGGCCCGACCTTCGTCAAGGACACCGAGACCGGCGAACTGGCCGCCGTGGACTGGACGTTCAACGGCTGGGGCGCCCAGGACTGGGCCCGCTGGGAGCACGACTCCAAGGTCGCCCGGCACATCGCCGACCTCACCGGCGTCCCCGTCCACTCCACGGCGATGGTCAACGAGGGCGGCGGCATCCACGTCGACGGCGAGGGCACGGTCCTGCTGACCGAGACCGTCCAGCTCGACCCGGACCGCAACCAGGGCTGGACCAAGGAGCGCGTCGAGGCCGAGGTCCACGCCCGGCTCGGCACGACGAAGGCGATCTGGCTGCCGCGCGGACTCACCGCCGACTACGGCGAGTTCGGCACCCGCGGCCACGTCGACATCGTCGCCGCGTTCGCCGCCCCCGGCGTCGTCCTCGTGCACACCCAGCGCGACCCCGCCCACCCCGACTTCGAGGTGAGCAAGGAGATCCTTGAGGCGCTGCGCGGGCAGACCGACGCCCAGGGCCGCACCCTGGAGATCGTCGAGGTCCCGGCCCCGACCGTGCTCACCGACCCCGAGGACGGCGGCTGGGTCGACTACTCGTACATCAACCACTACCTGTGCAACGGCGGCGTCGTGCTCTGCGGCTTCGACGACCCGAACGACGAGGAGGCCGCGGCGATCTTCCGCCGGCTCTTCCCCGAGCGCACCGTCACCCTGGTCGACGCCCGCACGATCTTCGCGGCGGGCGGCGGCATCCACTGCATCACCCAGCAGCAGCCGGTGGCCGGACTCTGA